DNA from Fusarium verticillioides 7600 chromosome 4, whole genome shotgun sequence:
CAGAAGAGTATATCCGTCCTCGGTAGAAAAGCCTGCTCCTCTTGCGATAGTCGGTAACAGGCCACTGATTCCATAGTTGACAAACTCAACCATGCAGATACCGAGGGCAGTGACGACAAAGCTCAAAGACTTGAAAGCTGACAAATCTaagctgaagctctgggGCTTTTGAACCGTTTGTTGGCCTTCTGTGAGGCGACGGAATGGAAGATAGCATAACACGCCAAGTGACATGATGCACGCAACGACGAGAGCAACAAGCCTCATGGACCAAgcccagccaagcttgcTAAAAGTAGCACGTAGCATCATGGGATAAATAATACCACCAAGAGAAGTACCCATAACAGCAATACCCATGGCAAGACCGCGGCGGCGAGTAAAAAGCTTGCCGATGACGCCGATAGCTGTGACGGCACCGATACCGCTCCCGATGCTGCCAAAAAGACCGAGACAGAGGATGAAATGCCAATATTGCGTACACTGAGCTAGAAGGATGAATGTAACGGTGGAGAATGCAGCGGCGATCGGGCCGAGGATCTGAGGACCATAGCGATCTAGGATAGAGCCGAtctggaagttgaagatgagggagagaaaaAGGTAAGTTCCTGATATCCATCCGACTTGGCTGACACTATAGTTGTTCAACTCGTTGAGGGTGAGATGGGACTGGATTGTGCCGAGGGAGTTCATAAATCCTTGGGGACTTAATCAGCAAATGCGTTATTGGGCTGAAGGAGCGATACGTACCATAAGAAGATATCAGGAATAACATAGATGCAAAGACACAGAGCCAGGCGCCGATGTCTGACTCGAAATCTCTTTTGTCTTGTTGTTTCTCGTTGTCTATGCCAGCGGAAAGGTCTACCTGGCTTGGAGGTACCGAAGTCGCTGCGCTTTCGACGTCTGGCGTTGCCGCGCCCTCGCGGAATAGAGTAGGTGAAGTTGACCTTAATCGATCCATATTGATAGTTTTTGTTGTACTTCAATGTGTAATCAGATTCTCACTGTTGAATACAGATATCTTGTCTTGAGAGTACTGTCATTGACTTGTATCCTATTTATACGGTAAAAGTACCTGACGTCCACCGCCAACAATCTCCACTCACGATATATCTTCACATCATGAGCCtcaaaacaaaaaagagaACGTATCTCTCGCTTGTTCACAATCAACGCCATTCTCCGATGCCGATCCCAAGACTCAGGCCTAAAGATTTGAAGAAATCTAATAATGGCCCAAGCTCGTTCGATCGACTCGGCCAGACCCGCCACGTTGGGTCAGGCATCTTGTGTTGCAGCTCCACTTAGTGGACCGCTTGACTAAAAGACTCGAGGTCATGAGCGATTGCGACACCGGGAGAATAGTCATAATATCCACGTCTCGGCCAGATTCTTTGTCACGGATTTCGTGGTACGTCGCTACGTACTTGGACCATGAGGTTTGGTGAGTATCGTGGTTGTGCACGGGAATAACGGAGATCCTCCGCCGTCAGGTCAAGTACACTCGGTATTGCCACTGTTAAATGCCGACGATCTGACTTTGGATCGGTGTGAGCTCGGGTACCTTGTATAGTACCAGGATTTCGTGTTTGTTTTTTTATTTTAGATTTTCTTAGCTTATTTATTAGTGTTTATATCGTGATCTTTCCCGGCTGCGCTGGGACCTTGGGATCCgcatcatcatatcatgttGAGGCTGACTCGTCATGTCACTTGGTATCGCCACGCACTGTTTGTTCAATGCAGTTTTAGCATTGTTGGTAGTCCTTTTAATCACGAATCTTGCTGACAATCGTTGCTTGGGGAAAATTCTGCACGGTGAAGCATACACCGTACCTGCTCGCTGTTTTCGTGATGTTTCCATAGTGGAGAGGCCTAGGCACGCTCACGTGGTAATACATCCGATATAGGAGTCTTGCTTGCAATATCATCTTGAGTCAATAATTCCAATCCCTCCTTCGATTGTTCTCCGGTTGCAGGAGTTATAGATGTGGTGAGCGTGAGCTCCCGAAAAGTTCTTAGGAGAGGTCTCCGGACTACAAttgagcagcttgagtgATCACCATTGCTTCAATTCCCTAAGCCTGATAGAAAACAACCTCATACGTTTTAAGGTAACATTCAGTTCAGTACTGCTCCTCAAGTAACGCTACAAAACTCTGAAGTTACCTTACGCAGCATCAGAAACTTGTATAGCCCAAGTGTTGATTCAGCGAGATACAAGCTTACAACTGAGGGTTGGCTGCGCTGTTGGAAAGGAATAACACCATGAAAAGAATGTAAGTGATCAAAATATTGGGTGGGGTTTAAAACTGGCTGCGACGTAGGTCAGAACTGAGCCAATCCGGCAACCTCTTCTCCAGGAAGATAAGATAGGTATGAGTCCTGCCAGTACAGGTCTCAACAATGATAGCACTGAGGCTACAGACCTCTCCATTGTACAGGGTACCAGTAATCCCCCTCCCGTCCAAGACAGGAAAGAATAGACTTGAGAACTGACCAGTGTCCATGTCTCGTCAATCTCGTGTGAGATGCATCGTTTCTACATGCAAAGGCCTTTGTTGCGACTCCAAAACGAGGTGCATCAAAAGGTCCTTGCATCCAGTACCCGCCCAATAACTCTAACCCCAATAGCCTACTCGCAAGCTACCCCTCCAAGGAAGTCGGGGGCATCGAGAACCAATAGATTGCATGGAAGGGCGATATTCCGAGACGACTTGCCAGATACAAAAACAGGCACGTAAATACTAGCGAAAATCGGGCATGCACAGCGCAGTTCAGCGGCAAGTTATGCAACTACTGAACGGCACAGCACTCCCCGGGGAATGAATCTGCGCAGCCGCTGGTGATTTTCCGGTCTGAAATCCTCCGCATTGATGAAATAGGAAGCTCGAATTGACTGTGGAGACGATTTATGCGCGGGACGTTTTTCAGCTGAAAACTCGATGCAACGTGAAATACGACTTGCATGAGACTAGTGAATTTGTATGCAAAGCAGATCAGAATGATCATTGTTATTGGATGGAGCTCGGGATATTTGTTTGATCTAGAACTGGTATCACGAGATGGATACTACCTTCGACTGTGCAGGTAACCCAATACGAATATTCATAGCGAGTTCTCGTTGTCGAGATCAGTCCACCTTGGTGATCGAGGTGCAGTAAGAGTTAGAAGTTGCAGGAATGGAGAGGCGGAGGTTTGACCGAAGGCAAGTGAAAGGTTTCCTGTGATTAGATATCACCTGCGCTCTTAGGGATGCTCTCAATGTATAAAAGCCCTGATCTCTTCTCGAATAACCAGAACCTCAGAAAAGACCTTCGCCTTCAAGCAATCGACAAACGTTCTCACTCAACACTACCTCTTCACACCCTCCTGTAAATCACACCATGTCATCCATCTTTCTCCCCTCTGACTAACAAAGCATAACCTAGAACTCATCACGATGGTCAAGCCTCTCTACGTCGTCTACGCCCTCTCTGCTATCGCAGGAACTGAGGCATGCAAGAGAACCTGCTCTGCCTCCAACGACGCTGGCACCACCTGCAGCTACTCTTGCACCCAGGTTTGCTCCAGCATCTCGGCCAAGCAAGCTCGTGATACCTTCCTCGCGGCTCTACAGTCCGGCGGCAACTCGTGTTCTGCTGTTGGAACTAGTGGTGTCTCGTGCAGAAAGACGGCCAAGTTTGGAAGCTGTTATGATCATCACTGGTCTTGCGGCAGTGGCTGCTAGATTATTCACAAGGCGGAGAGCTATATAGTTGTGCAAGATATTGATGGAGGGCAGAAGTATGATGCCGAAGTCTATGCAAGTCTGAACCTGTAGTTAGTCTTGGTGGATGTCATCAGTATTTAGCCAAGGTCTCTTCAAATCAACAAAGTCTATTGATTCGATCTTCATCGCACTGGGCGGCCTGTATCCGTCGTGCATTGGTTCACATCAAATTTCAATGGGCTAGGGTAGGCAAGAAGATTTAAACTTCCTCTCTCCTAAGTAGTGATAAGACATGGGCAAGCTAAGTATAGCTTTTTTTGTACTTTATATCACTTCGCTTTTCTGTTTTGGCTTAGTTTGTAAGCCTTCTTGCTCCATGCAAATGAGTAGATGGTAGTAGTCCTTCCAGATTATCCGTTCACCTTTGACTCCGTGGATTCTCATA
Protein-coding regions in this window:
- a CDS encoding hypothetical protein (At least one base has a quality score < 10); the protein is MDRLRSTSPTLFREGAATPDVESAATSVPPSQVDLSAGIDNEKQQDKRDFESDIGAWLCVFASMLFLISSYGFMNSLGTIQSHLTLNELNNYSVSQVGWISGTYLFLSLIFNFQIGSILDRYGPQILGPIAAAFSTVTFILLAQCTQYWHFILCLGLFGSIGSGIGAVTAIGVIGKLFTRRRGLAMGIAVMGTSLGGIIYPMMLRATFSKLGWAWSMRLVALVVACIMSLGVLCYLPFRRLTEGQQTVQKPQSFSLDLSAFKSLSFVVTALGICMVEFVNYGISGLLPTIARGAGFSTEDGYTLLSILGACSCLGRFLIGFVGDKVGPFNAMITTMLVILVFISSIFIPFSTTSAPLMYTFTALWGYCSGSFYVLSPLCTGKTCEPQDYARYFGESFFIAPGKIYLLTWGRLNEHVCGCCPPPCKPTEWNLAGKAWRSAPGLLLPRYHRTSCHILYHRTISVTREMARPPQKVVAGSYDLQLSIFHIIL
- a CDS encoding hypothetical protein (At least one base has a quality score < 10) — protein: MDRLRSTSPTLFREGAATPDVESAATSVPPSQVDLSAGIDNEKQQDKRDFESDIGAWLCVFASMLFLISSYGFMNSLGTIQSHLTLNELNNYSVSQVGWISGTYLFLSLIFNFQIGSILDRYGPQILGPIAAAFSTVTFILLAQCTQYWHFILCLGLFGSIGSGIGAVTAIGVIGKLFTRRRGLAMGIAVMGTSLGGIIYPMMLRATFSKLGWAWSMRLVALVVACIMSLGVLCYLPFRRLTEGQQTVQKPQSFSLDLSAFKSLSFVVTALGICMVEFVNYGISGLLPTIARGAGFSTEDGYTLLSILGACSCLGRFLIGFVGDKVGPFNAMITTMLVILVFISSIFIPFSTTSAPLMYTFTALWGYCSGSFYVLSPCRFIKREIISCAHY
- a CDS encoding hypothetical protein (At least one base has a quality score < 10); translated protein: MDRLRSTSPTLFREGAATPDVESAATSVPPSQVDLSAGIDNEKQQDKRDFESDIGAWLCVFASMLFLISSYGFMNSLGTIQSHLTLNELNNYSVSQVGWISGTYLFLSLIFNFQIGSILDRYGPQILGPIAAAFSTVTFILLAQCTQYWHFILCLGLFGSIGSGIGAVTAIGVIGKLFTRRRGLAMGIAVMGTSLGGIIYPMMLRATFSKLGWAWSMRLVALVVACIMSLGVLCYLPFRRLTEGQQTVQKPQSFSLDLSAFKSLSFVVTALGICMVEFVNYGISGLLPTIARGAGFSTEDGYTLLSILGACSCLGRFLIGFVGDKVGPFNAMITTMLVILVFISSIFIPFSTTSAPLMYTFTALWGYCSGSFYVLSPLCTGKTCEPQDYARYFGSTNMCVAVALLLANPLSGILLEKLGAQLLGCFYLAIIVLAAIFFITGRSLLLGKWLVLRRRL